GGTTTTGCTTCTGGGCCACATCAAATCGGGACGCCCATTTCGTGGCATTGAAATAGACCACGACGGATGTCTTTTCGGTTGGCTTTCAAACGCTGAATGTAAGGCATTATTGGACGCGATTCGTGATCTTGATGCTGATGCGTTTGGCGAACTGGACGAACTACACGAAGAATTGGTCGAATCACTGACAACGGTTGTCAACAACGACTCAGAGATGTTCATAGGCGCGAGCTGACAATCGTCGGATAACAATGGCATGAACGCGGAGTCGCCGATCGCGCGTTTTTCGAGTGGAGCGTCAACCGCGGCGGCCCGGTTATGCCGGTCGTTATGTGTCACAGGACCGCGTATGACCAGCACAAAGGAATGGGCCGCGTCTCACGACGTCTGCGTGGACGATACGGTACCGCCTGTTGAAGTCCACAACGAGGCGTGCAAACGCAACGCCCATGAGGTCGCCGTCCGCACGATCATCCTCCAGTGTGTCGCCGCCGTCGGCTACGAGGTCGACGCTGAGCCTGTTATTGATTGGTTGAAAGACCAGGACTTATGGGACCAAGTCTCATCCAAAGAAAAAGCATTTCTCTGTGCAGACGAACGGTCCGACAAAGAACGTAGTGATGCCCGTTGGCGTCAAGAAGCTCAATGGGCCCTTTTATGGTCGATCCGACAGATCGAATCATTAGGTCTACCAACTCAAACTTGCGATACCGCGAGACTGGTTGATGAGATCATGCCCGTACTCGGTGAGCCAGTAGATCCATTTGTGTCCTCGGCTGATCTTCGGCCGCCAGCCGAAATCCTTGCCGAAGACGATCGAATCTACAATCTGCACTGCTACGCACGACAAGCATATCGCAGAAATGCAATGCCTGATGATTTGGTGTACGATGTTCTTTTCCAACGTCATTACGCGTTTGAGTGGCTCAACGGAACTGAGGATTGGGACGCTGTAACGACTGACACATAACAATGTGTTGCGCCGGAGTCGCGACCGGCGCGTTTCCTGAAGTCATAGTCCACCGTCGCGACCCGGTGAACACGGACGTTATCCGACTGAATTGATGGCCATGGCTGAACACCGCCCTGTCGATCACAAAGACTCTGATGCCGAGTACGCCGCACAAATTCGCGAATGGGTGGCGCAACGCGCCGAGTGCGAGTTGCTCGACTCTATTGACCCAACATTCCTGATTGGGGAATGGAAAAGCAGCATCAGCCGAAGCGACGATGGTACACCTGATTACATTTTTCTCGGGGACGGCACTTACCGAACGCCGAATGGCTTTGATGGGCCGTCACCGAATACGTGGACAATCGACGGTGACCACTTCATCGAAACCTATTGGTCGCCACCCGCACCGGAATATGAGATCCATGACCCAATGCAGGGGCAAGAGTGCTACCGATGCGCTCAACTGAAGGATGGTCGATTTGCATTCTGGAACGGAGACTCTAGTTTACTCGTGTTCTTGACCCGAATTGGCGGATAACCATGTCATCCACCGAAGGACCGCATGGCGCGTTCACAAATGGATTCCACATTGGCGGTCCTCGGTGATGACCGCCGTTCGCCGACGGAGAGAGTCCTCTTGGATTGGAATACTCCCGAAGTAGCTGAAACAAGACGATTGATTCGGAAGTTCTTTCCAGAATCACGCGCGACAGTGCATCTTGACCGCCCAATGGGTGTTTACGACCTCGTCACGGCAATGTCGTGGGCGACAGATTATTTCGCGGACTTTTCTTGCGAACCGAATCCTTACTTGGAGGCGCCGCCGGATCTTGGGCTGGAGGATCGTGGTGGTGTTTGGGATGATGACGATTCGATCTACAAACGACTACTCGAACACACAGGATTCTCACCGACCGGACGTGTTGTGATCATTCCTGACGACTATTGCACTTTTGACCGCACTCCAATTGTTTGTCACTCCCGAACGGCGATCCAACGTGTTCGAGAGTTCTCAGCGACCTATTCAGGAGACTCGAAATGCAAGTGTTTCTTCGACAACCTCAGCGATATCATATTCGTATACGAGTCTGGCGAAGCCATGGTGCTGGATCACGACCAAAGGTTTTTTTGGGCCAAGTCCAAACTGAGAAGCTGGACGGAAGAAGCGGCGAACCATGCGTTGGACCGGAGCGACGCATGAGACGGATTGAAGTGGACACCACATTGGCGTCGCCCGGTCAACGCCAACGTTATGTCGCAAAGAATCTCATGACAAAGCTGGCCCTCACAACGCTTTTCGTAATTGTCGTCTCAATTCATGCAGCGGCGAACGCATCCGCAGAAGAAGCTCCAAGCTCACCTAAAGAGGTCGCGTCCGCCCGTGGAGCTGCGACTCCGGAAGCTGCTTTTAGCTCTTTCCACGCAGCAGTCAAGAAAGACGACTGGGAAGCAGCGTTTAAGGTTCTGACGGATGAATCGCGGGATTTCCTCGTTGGCTCTCTCACAATGGCCACGCATCTTGGCATGCTTGGTCCAGATGGGGCTGATCTTGCGAAGAAACACGTTGACGCTGAACAGCTTGATCTTCTTGTTGAAGAAATGAAAAAGCTTCCGCGTGAAAAACAGCCCACAATTGCCCCCAA
This is a stretch of genomic DNA from Thalassoroseus pseudoceratinae. It encodes these proteins:
- a CDS encoding DUF4272 domain-containing protein, with translation MTSTKEWAASHDVCVDDTVPPVEVHNEACKRNAHEVAVRTIILQCVAAVGYEVDAEPVIDWLKDQDLWDQVSSKEKAFLCADERSDKERSDARWRQEAQWALLWSIRQIESLGLPTQTCDTARLVDEIMPVLGEPVDPFVSSADLRPPAEILAEDDRIYNLHCYARQAYRRNAMPDDLVYDVLFQRHYAFEWLNGTEDWDAVTTDT